From a region of the Dictyostelium discoideum AX4 chromosome 2 chromosome, whole genome shotgun sequence genome:
- the captA gene encoding CDP-alcohol phosphatidyltransferase encodes MNTNNKNDFKSVYVSSRARDNILKYKYTGCDSSFISIHIMNHFWNWFVNLFPRSFAPNLITLFGFISIIVSYFVTLYYMDRMNGVAPKWLYLFNALCIFIYQTMDACDGKQARRVQASSGLGELFDHGCDAMITYLVMQTFQSSLQVGVNQISFFTTLWIMYVFFMAQLEQYSTGVMNLGHFGPTESQFSMMAGHIFTFFYGEQFWFNTIKFESFEIQYNHLVLLVVILGGVGTILLNTFSILKNGNESILTNIINLVPISILLGVSIYWGKYSTVNIFETAPHYFMGIFGILFALVTGKLILARICMDKLSPIQLIMLPLIAVILNIYKFNGELFDEILFTKVYFFVVFIVYIHFAYDVVTSLTKVLDIYCFTLKNKKQT; translated from the exons ATGaacactaataataaaaatgattttaaaagtgTGTATGTTAGTTCAAGGGCAAGAGATAATATAttgaaatataaatatacagGATGTGATTCCTCATTTATTTCTATTCATATTATGAATCATTTTTGGAATTGGTTTGTAAATTTATTCCCAAGATCATTTGC accaaatttaattacattATTTGGATTCATTTCAATTATAGTTAGTTATTTTGTAACATTATATTATATGGATAGAATGAATGGAGTAGCACCAAAATggttatatttatttaatgcaCTTTGTATATTCATTTATCAAACAATGGATGCATGTGATGGTAAACAAGCACGTAGAGTCCAAGCATCGTCTGGATTGGGTGAACTATTTGATCATGGTTGTGATGCAATGATCACCTATTTAGTGATGCAAACTTTTCAATCATCTCTTCAAGTTGGTGTTAAtcaaatatcattttttacaACTCTTTGGATCATGTATGTATTTTTCATGGCTCAATTGGAACAATACTCAACCGGCGTTATGAATTTAGGTCATTTCGGTCCGACTGAATCTCAATTCTCAATGATGGCTGGTCATATCTTTACCTTTTTCTATGGTGAACAATTTTGGTTcaatacaattaaatttgaaagttTTGAAATTCAATATAATCATTTAGTTTTATTAGTTGTAATTTTAGGTGGTGTTGgtacaattttattaaa tactttctcaattttaaaaaatggtaatgaatcaattttaacaaacattattaatttagtaccaatttcaatattGTTAGGAGTTTCAATTTATTGGGGCAAATATTCAActgtaaatatttttgaaacTGCACCACATTATTTCATGGGtatttttggaattttatTTGCTTTAGTAACTGGTAAATTGATTTTAGCTAGAATTTGTATGGATAAATTATCaccaattcaattaattatgTTACCATTAATTGctgttattttaaatatttataaatttaatgg tgaattatttgatgaaattttattcaCCAAAGTTTATTTCTTTGTTGTATTTATTGTATATATTCATTTCGCTTATGATGTTGTAACATCACTAACTAAAGTTTTAGACATTTATTGCtttacattaaaaaataaaaaacaaacataa
- the prtA gene encoding proteosomal alpha-subunit M3 encodes MESLKNNDERIENFLNELKNLQSNIDKDIKEFSNSPNTSNAEKDGKFLSKHDEELYNKQIIRLTQEDRISNLSSLINSNIEDSFLLAYQTILNNLPGVGPVFQMIFGIMGNGIDLEKFYKEIIAQVEKMIKKSLEDYFKNQCNIIFNNLGKACDQHKELTQKWYDNHGIRSMNHLGEEIPQSSSTIESDETLTPMIHASYLDLKMKFNDALTYFTDSKYRGHVAPLLTYTSVMYFAFLRDILKYGKEMKFDNSIIDGTANTPGIKKISNDFVNKSLSEFLKSGVEYTKVVNSLQEGEWQTYPPPIGRVWVPPVPIEWVSPPATSLALKFFLANTDNYPKGGKVVKVTNGYYELSPIKMTYALEVYYSSGHGYSVNYYPSYRFGGKPILPLIAPVVNTLFTMLNPNRFSRTFKIRITHKIVREAKWNLDFFDNEVGEAGSFNQKFVFTSTTSHINPICDKSETAGVTEIPGPFTTDKKYIRLTCIRKFNLQEPKNEGYAYGSSIFSVELIDL; translated from the exons atggaatcattaaaaaacaatgatgaaagaattgaaaattttttaaatgaattaaaaaatcttcaatcaaatattgacaaagatattaaagaattttcaaattctccAAATACTTCAAATGCTGAAAAAGATGGAAAGTTTCTTAGTAAACATGATGAAGAATTAtacaacaaacaaataattcgTTTAACACAAGAAGAtagaatttcaaatttaagtTCTTTAATCAATTCTAATATTGaagattcttttttattagcTTATCAAACTATTCTAAACAATTTACCAGGGGTTGGTCCAGTTTTCCAAATGATCTTTGGTATTATGGGTAATGGTatagatttagaaaaatt tTACAAGGAGATCATTGCACAAGTAGagaaaatgattaaaaaatctCTTgaagattattttaaaaaccaatgtaatattatttttaataatttaggaAAAGCATGTGACCAACATAAGGAACTAACTCAAAAATGGTATGATAATCATGGTATCAGATCAATGAACCATTTAGGTGAAGAAATCCCACAATCATCATCCACAATTGAATCTGATGAAACATTAACTCCAATGATACATGCAAGTTATctagatttaaaaatgaaattcaatGATGCTCTAACCTATTTCACTGATTCCAAATATCGT GGTCATGTTGCACCTTTATTGACATATACCTCAGTTATGTATTTCGCTTTTCTTCGtgatattttgaaatatggtaaagaaatgaaatttgataattcaataattgatg GCACTGCAAATACTCCAGggataaaaaagatttcaaatgattttgtaaataaatcattatcagaatttttaaaatcaggAGTTGAATACACCAAAGTTGTTAATTCTCTTCAAGAGGGTGAATGGCAAACATATCCACCACCAATTGGTa gaGTATGGGTTCCACCAGTTCCAATCGAATGGGTATCTCCTCCAGCTACAAGCTTGGCATTGAAATTCTTTTTGGCCAATACTGATAACTATCCTAAAGGTGGTAAAGTAGTTAAGGTTACTAATGGATATTATGAACTTAGTCCAATTAAAATGACCTATGCTCTTGAAGTTTATTATAGCTCTGGTCATGGATATTCTGTCAATTACTATCCAAGCTATCGTTTCGGTGGAAAACCAATTTTACCCCTTATCGCTCCAGTTGTTAATACTTTGTTTACAATGTTAAATCCAAATCGTTTTAGTagaacttttaaaattagaattacTCATAAAATTGTTAGAGAAGCAAAATGGAATTTAGATTTCTTTGATAATGAAGTTGGTGAAGCAGGTTCATTTAACCAAAAATTTGTTTTCACTTCAACTACTTCACATATTAACCCAATTTGTGATAAAAGTGAAACTGCTGGTGTCACTGAAATTCCAGGACCATTTACAACTGATAAAAAGTATATTAGATTAACATGTATtcgtaaatttaatttacaagAACCAAAAAATGAAGGATATGCATATGGATCATCAATTTTTTCTgtagaattaattgatttataa
- the prtB gene encoding proteosomal alpha-subunit 7-1, with translation MESLKNNGEKIENFLNQLKNLQSNVDKDFKEFSNSPNTLNAEKDGEFLDKHDEELYNKQIIRSRLEDKISNLSSSMINDIGNDFQTGFQTILYNLPGVGPVFQMIFNIMGNGINLEKFYQEIITQVEQMIKKSLEDYYKNQCNTIFKNLGKACDQHKDLTQKWYDKNGIKSMNHLGKEIPQSTSSTIESDDTLTPMIHASYLDLKIKFNDAITSFTDAKYRGHVAPLLTYTSVMYVAFLRDILKYGKEMKFDDSVLNGSANTPGIKKMLNDFVNVTLSEFLISGREYTNVVNSLQEGYWITYPPPIYKVWVPPQQASWVSPPASELAHKFFLAHSDNYPQGGDLIYIKKDGVYELSPNKITHALEVYYSSGGGYGVNDYPSFRYGGKPIIPLLAPVGNAVFTMLNPNRYKRTFKIRIVHVIVREAKWNLDCYDNQVGEAGSFNQNFVFTSTNIVSDPICGNIGTVGITEIPGPFTTDKKYIRLTCIRKVNFPASKNEGYAVGSRILSVQLIDL, from the exons atggaatcattaaaaaacaatggtgaaaaaattgaaaattttttaaatcaattaaaaaatcttcaATCAAATGTAGAcaaagattttaaagaattttcaaattctccAAATACTTTAAATGCTGAAAAAGATGGAGAGTTTCTTGATAAACATGATGAAGAATTAtacaacaaacaaataattcgTTCAAGACTAGaagataaaatttcaaatttaagtTCTTCTATGATTAATGATATTGGGAATGATTTTCAAACTGGTTTTCAAACAATTCTATACAATTTACCAGGTGTTGGTCCAGTTTTCCAAATGATCTTTAATATTATGGGTAATGgtataaatttagaaaaatt tTACCAAGAAATCATTACACAAGTAGAacaaatgattaaaaaatcattagaagattattataaaaaccaatgtaatacaatttttaaaaatttaggaAAAGCATGTGATCAACATAAAGATCTAACTCAAAAATGGTATGATAAAAATGGTATCAAATCAATGAACCATTTAGGTAAAGAAATTCCACAATCAACATCATCCACAATTGAATCTGATGATACATTAACTCCAATGATACATGCAAGTTATctagatttaaaaatcaaatttaatgatgCTATTACTAGTTTCACTGATGCCAAATATCGT GGTCACGTCGCACCTTTATTAACATATACCTCAGTTATGTATGTCGCTTTTCTTCGtgatattttgaaatatGGTAAAGAAATGAAATTTGATGATTCGGTACTTAATG GTTCTGCAAATACTCCAGGAATTAAAAAGATGTTAAATGATTTTGTTAATGTAACATTAtctgaatttttaatatcaggTCGTGAATACACCAATGTTGTTAATTCTCTTCAAGAAGGTTATTGGATAACATATCCACCACCAATTTATA agGTTTGGGTTCCACCACAACAAGCATCGTGGGTATCTCCTCCTGCCTCGGAATTGGCACATAAATTCTTTTTGGCCCATTCTGACAATTATCCTCAAGGTGGTGAtctaatttatattaaaaaagatggaGTTTATGAACTTAgtccaaataaaataactcATGCCCTTGAAGTTTATTATAGCTCTGGGGGTGGATATGGTGTTAATGACTATCCAAGTTTTCGTTATGGTGGAAAACCAATCATACCTCTTCTCGCTCCAGTTGGTAATGCTGTGTTTACAATGTTAAATCCAAATCGTTATAAAAGaacctttaaaattagaattgTTCATGTCATTGTTAGAGAAGCCAAATGGAATTTAGATTGCTATGATAATCAAGTTGGGGAAGCAGGTTCATTTAACCAAAATTTTGTTTTCACTTCAACTAATATAGTTTCTGACCCAATTTGTGGGAATATTGGAACTGTTGGTATCACTGAAATTCCAGGACCATTTACAACTGATAAAAAGTATATTAGATTAACATGCATTCGTAAAGTAAATTTCCCAGCATCAAAAAATGAAGGATATGCCGTTGGATCTCGTATTTTATCAGtacaattaattgatttataa
- a CDS encoding hypothetical protein (Similar to Mus musculus (Mouse). Similar to ash2 (Absent, small, or homeotic)-like (Drosophila)): protein MDSSLSNNNNHSYNNYNNNNTYPMINEKPHQNQQQRQNNENTEHHLINQFDNKNSASLLNQSGNYQNSMNNNNNNNNQQSYKRQHSDTSDSDLTSSSSMSSSGSGSSSESDSDTHSSSSSLSDSDSDDDRYNTNKNIQNNNNNNNNNNYNNNNNINNIINNNSNTNNSNINNNINNNNNNNNINNNINNNTNNSNTNNSNTGNSNINSSNTNNSNINNSNTNNSNINNSNTSNSNTNSNINSSNTNNSNTINNNTNNSNINNNNTNNSNINSSNSSNTNNNNNNNNNNNNNNNNNNNNNNNNNNNNNNNNNTNNSNSSNNNINNSNINNSNINNSNINNNNINNINNNVSNTNNSNTNNSNIKNTNNNNTNINDHNNTTINNNNNNNNVSSSSNSSKRKNSENISKSMQTHVDTPPLQNEVRLPIIGKKPIFEFPYNISSLTWDIDHLNNLENIYCYCGKDKYKTMIRCDLCKQVFHIECIQLLEGSQQLHGDWVYRFTCSVCNEDSETFERFSKNWVDILEITLFNLTQSKIEQLEKLERKSNGNGGGGSPPITFNDLKSSINANSSMDEINFNNLKSNSINQLKKGVYFHLEEEIIPFIEKNWNLLCSDKKKKAQWQKQLMPALNSGRIFKSGFINYRKNGMWALGTDQLLLKDNSMFKDKVLAPLHRNRKKKKTSEEERDKYITKLLLVPTKEGTYIPTIEYDTLCIAKTNSAPQIILRDNTFLSVTSHEGYRMARSSFPCVYGEWYYEIEVLEPSKIDHSQQQQQQLLQQQQQQQQNSPSHSYQSQAQYYQQLQQQYQLQQQQLQQKQQQQEQKPYACRLGWSSPKGDCQANVGYDYFSYSYRSTQGDIFHNARSKPYGETYKQGDVIGFYINLPLEEDDINKEKIKEFPNINQLDIYEMISNDLSLPSDQPLTPLKGSFIQFFKNGLSPGPAFTNIGKSFYYPAASLYMGATVKFNFGPDFKYPPPSHLNPKPFCLINNNNNK from the exons ATGGATTCATCTCtctctaataataataaccatagttataataattataataataataacacatATCCCATGATAAATGAAAAACCCcaccaaaatcaacaacaaagacaaaataatgaaaatacagAACATCACCTAATCAatcaatttgataataaaaactcTGCTTCACTTTTGAATCAGAGTGGTAATTATCAAAATAgtatgaacaacaacaacaacaacaacaatcaacaaAGTTATAAAAGACAACACAGTGACACAAGCGATTCCGATTTAACCAGTAGTAGTAGCATGAGTAGTAGCGGCAGTGGAAGTAGTAGTGAAAGTGATAGTGATACTCACTCTAGTAGTAGTAGTCTTAGTGACTctgatagtgatgatgatcGTTATaacacaaataaaaatattcaaaataataataataataataataataacaactacaacaacaacaacaacatcaacaatatcatcaacaacaacagcaatacaaacaacagcaatatcaataacaatatcaacaacaacaacaacaacaacaatatcaataacaatatcaacaacaatacaaACAACAGCAATACAAACAACAGCAATACAGGCAACAGCAATATCAATAGTAGCAATACCAATAACAGCAATATCAATAACAGCAATACAAACAACAGCAATATCAATAACAGCAATACGAGCAACAGCAATACCAACAGCAATATCAATAGCAGCAATACAAACAACAGCAAtacaatcaacaacaatacaaACAACAGTAAtataaacaacaataatacaaACAACAGCAATATCAATAGCAGCAATAGCAgcaataccaacaacaacaacaacaacaacaacaacaacaacaacaacaacaacaacaacaacaacaacaacaacaacaacaacaacaacaacaacaacaacaacaatacaaACAACAGCAATTCAAGcaacaataatataaacaacagtaatatcaacaatagtaatatcaacaatagtaatatcaacaacaataatatcaacaatatcaacaataatGTCAGCAATACCAATAACAGCAATACAAACAACAGTAATATCAAAAAtaccaacaataacaataccaATATCAACGATCATAACAACACCactatcaataataataataataataataatgtgagtagtagtagta atagttcaaaaagaaagaattcCGAAAATATATCAAAATCTATGCAAACCCATGTAGATACCCCACCACTTCAAAATGAAGTTAGACTACCAATAATAGggaaaaaaccaatttttgAATTCCCATACaat ataTCATCATTAACATGGGATATagatcatttaaataatttagagaatatatattgttattgtggtaaagataaatataaaacaatGATTAGATGTGATCTTTGTAAACAGGTATTTCATATTGAATGTATACAATTATTGGAAGGATCACAACAATTACATGGTGATTGGGTTTACAGATTCACATGTTCAGTTTGTAATGAAGATAGCGAAACATTTGAAAGATTCTCAAAGAATTGGGTTGACATTTTAGAAATCACTTTATTCAATTTAACACAATCTAAAATTGAACAAttagaaaaattagaaagaaaatcaaatggtaatggtggtggtggttcacCACCAATCacatttaatgatttaaaatcatcaattaatgcAAATTCGAGTAtggatgaaattaatttcaataacttaaaatcaaattcaattaatcaattaaaaaaaggtgTTTACTTTCACTTAGAAGAAGAGATTATAccatttattgaaaaaaattggaatttaTTATGTTCtgataaaaaaa aaaaagCACAATggcaaaaacaattaatgcCAGCGTTAAATAGTGgtagaatttttaaaagtggatttataaattataggAAGAATGGTATGTGGGCATTAGGTACAGATCAATTATTGTTAAAGGATAATTCAATGTTTAAGGATAAAGTTTTAGCACCATTACATAGAAAtagaaagaagaaaaagacaTCGGAAGAGGAGAGAGATAAATATATTACAAAGTTATTATTGGTACCAACTAAAGAGGGTACTTATATACCAACCATTGAATATGATACATTGTGTATAGCAAAAACAAACTCCGCTCCACAAATTATACTAAGAGATAATACATTCCTTTCAGTTACAAGTCATGAGGGTTATCGTATGGCAAGATCTTCATTCCCTTGTGTCTATGGTGAGTGGTATTATGAGATTGAGGTTTTAGAACCATCGAAAATTGATCactcacaacaacaacagcagcaattATTGCAGCAGCAacagcagcagcaacaaAATTCACCATCGCATTCATATCAATCACAAGCACAGTATTATCAACAATtgcaacaacaatatcaattacagcaacaacaattacagcaaaaacaacagcaacaggaACAAAAGCCCTATGCTTGTAGATTAGGCTGGTCGTCACCAAAAGGTGATTGTCAGGCAAATGTTGGTTATGATTATTTTAGTTACTCTTATCGTAGTACTCAAGGTGATATTTTTCATAATGCAAGATCCAAACCATATGGTGAAACTTATAAACAAGGTGATGTCATTGGTTTTTACATTAATTTACCATTGGAAGAGGATGATATCAATAAAGAAAAGATTAAAGAATTTCCaaatattaatcaattaGATATCTATGAAAtgatttcaaatgatttatcatTACCATCCGATCAACCATTAACACCATTGAAAGGTAGTTTTATTCAATTCTTTAAGAATGGTCTTTCACCTGGTCCTGCTTTTACAAATATTGGTAAATCATTCTATTATCCTGCAGCTTCACTTTATATGGGCGCAActgttaaatttaattttggtcCTGATTTTAAATATCCTCCACCTTCTCATTTAAATCCAAAAccattttgtttaattaataataataataataaataa